CCGGGGCGTCGAGGAGCAGCCGGACGCTCGCGAGCCCGGCCAGTACGCAGCCGAGCAGGTCCCTGGCCGCGCCGGACCGTCCGCCGTCCGGCGTCCCGGCGGTGAGCAGCGTGCGGGCGCCTGCTCCAGCTGGTCCGCCGTCTCGGCCGTCCGGCCGGTGTCGTAGAGCGCGCGGGCGCCGGTGAACCGGAGCCCGGCCCGGTCCTCGGCCGCGGCCTTCGCCGCCTCGGGTCCGGTCAGTGCCGCTTCCACCTCGGCCAGCAGTCCGTCCACCGCCGCCGGGTCCGGGCCGCACAGCAGCGCCCGCCGCAGCGCGGCCAGCTTCTCCTCGGTGCGGCCGAGGCCGGCGAAGCCGCGGGCCGCCGCCGCATGGCGGCGCGACGCCTCCGGCCCGTGGCCCAGCCAACGCCCGAGCTGATCCTCCAACTCGGCGCGCGGGGGCAGCCCGGGTATCTCCGTCTCCCCAGCCCCAGCCCCAGCCCCGTCGCCCGCCCCGCGGTCCAGCAGTTCCCGCAGGCGGCGGGCCGCCTCCGCCCGGTGGCCGTCGTTCGCGGAGGCGTGGGCCAGGAGCAGTCGGCAGCGGTCGGCGTCCTCGGCCAGGCCGAGGCGGGCCAGTTCGCGGACCGCCTCCTCCGCGGCCTCCTGCGCCTCCATGGGCCGCCGGGCCTCCAGCAGTGCCTCGGCGACGGCGAACCGGGTGCGCGCGGCGGTCTCGGCGTCGCCCGCGGCCGTCGCGGCGGCCACCTGTTCGACCAGCGTCCTGACCCGTGCCGCGCCCGGCTTGCGGTCCGCGTGGGCGGCGGTGGAGAACACGGACAGCTCCACCGGCTCGCCGATCCGCCCGGCCGCCATCCACCGCCCGAGCCGGGTGCTCTGGTAGTCGTTGCCGTTGCGGGCGTCGAACCGGGCCGCGATCGCCCCCGCCCGCTCCCGCAGTTCGACGGCGAGCCCGGCGACCGTGGTGTCCGGGCGGCGCCGCCCCTCCACCGTCGGGAACCGCAGCGTCAGCCCGCCCTCGCCGCGCCGCTCCAGCTCGCTCAGCACGGCCACCGCCGCGGCCGCGAACTCGGCCTCCGCCAGCGGTGTCCGGGCGTTGTCCAGCCAGGACAGATGGCGCTCGACGAGGTCCAGGCCCCGCCGCGCGTTCCCGGTGTGCACGCAGAACAGCAGGTGCAGGGCCAGCTCGGCCAGGTGGTGCGGGTTGTCGCGGATCCGCCGGTAGGCGGTGCGGTGGGCCTCCGCCGCCTGCGCGCCCCGCCCGGTGCGCACGTACGGCAGCAGCAGCTCGGAGTTGATCCACTGCGGCTGCTCGCTGCACCCCGAGGTGCGGGCCGGCTCCCCGACCCGTATCGCCTCCTCGTCCCGGCCCAGCGCGACCAGCGTGCGCACCTGGCTGCTCGGCACGCAGCCGGAGCAGTCCGACAGCGCGTCGCGCCGGGTGCGGGACATCTGCTCGTAGAACTCCTGCGCCCGGGCCGGCTCGCCCACGCTCTCCGCGATCAGCCCCCGGTGCTGGAGCACGGCGTGCATGCTGTGGCCGCCGCGCCGGTAGCGGCGCTCCATGTCCTCCAGCAGGTCCGTGGCGCGCTGGAGCGGGATCTCCGGGAACTGGTGGACGCTGTAGATCATCCACTTGATGGCCCACAGCAGCCGGTGCTCGGCGCCCGCGCCGAACCGCTCCGGCTCGCGGTCGTACGCCGCCAGGCACCAGGAGTAGGAGAGGAACGCCTTGGCCGGGACCCAGCTGTGCTGGAACACCGACGTGGCGTTCATCCGTACGTCGAAGGCGAACTCGACCAGGCCGAGCGCGTCCGCGTGGCGCATCACCTCCTCCAGCGCCGCGAACTTCGCGGGCCCCTTCGGCATGGCGAACGTCTTCTGGTAGAGCGCGCGCAGCTCCTGTTCGGTGTGGCTCATCGGGCACCCCCGGCGACGGCCCGGCCGATGAGGCCGAGGAAGGACTGGTTGAGCGCGGCGGTGTCGGCCGGGCGCAGGGGATGGTGGCCGAGCAGCAGGGCCTGCACGTACAGGCCCTCCAGGCAGGTCGCGCGCAGTTCGGCGTCCGCCAGCGCGAGCACCTGGCGGGCCAGCGCGTTGCGGTGGTTGAGGACCAGGCGGGGGCGCGGCTCCTCGGCGGTCTCGAAGCTGCCGAGGATCGACGCCCACACGTCGTCCGCCGCTTCCCTGGCCTCCCGCAGGTCGACCTGGAACGCGGTGTCGTCGTCGAGCAGATACAGCGCCGGGAGCCCGGACGGCTCGAAGGACCGTACGAGCAGATCGCAGCCGAGACGGGACAGGACCCGGTCGCAGGCGGCGAGGGCGGGGGCGAGCGCCTGTTCCTCCGCGGCGCTCAGCCGTTCCAGATGGGTGGTCAGGTCGGCTGCGCGCAGCGGCTCCGCCTCCACCGTGCCGTCCACGGTGGCCATCCGGTCGATGAGCTGCGCGTCGTACACATAGCCGGCGTTGACGACGGCGAGGCCCTGGGCGGCGGCCACGGGGGCGAGCTGGCGGAACTCGTCGACCAGCGGGGTGAAGCGGACGACCCCGTACCGCTCCCGGAACTCGGCCAGGGTCAGCGGGCCGACGTTGGTCTCCATCGGCCAGAAGTCCGTGACCAGCCGCAGCATCTCGTCGTCGTGCAGGGCGAGGGCCTTCACGCCCAGGTGGTGGACGCGCAGGAACTCGCGCAGCCGGGCGGGATCGCTCCGGCTGAGCCGGACCAGCCATGCGCGCAGGCCCGCGCCGAGCGCGTCCCGGGTGCTCTCCAGCAGGGAGTCCTCGTAGAGCGCCTCCCGGCTCGCGGTGGGGCGCAGCTCGGAGGTGTCGGCGACGCAGCGGACGAAGAAGGCCCACTCCGGCAGCAGCCGCTCGGCGCCCTCGGAGAGCAGCATCTGCTTGAGGTAGACGCGGTGCCGGGCGGGGACCGCCGGGTTGGCGGGCATCGGCAGCACGAAGGCGACACCGCGCAGCCCGGACTCCGCGGCCTCCAGGTCGACCACGTCGAAGGGGACGAAGCCGAACACCCGCTCGCAGTACGCCTCCAGGCGGGCCCGGCGGCGGCCCGGGTCCTCGTCCGCCGGGCGGTCCCAGGGGGCGGGGCCACCGGTCACCCCTTCGCCGTCGACCGTGACGGTGTGCGGCAGATGGGCGCCGTAGTGGGTCACCAGTTCGGTGACGGCGTCCCGGGTGAGGAGGTGCTCGCAGCCGGGGCGCGGGCGCAGCGTGACCGTGGTGCCGGGCTCGGCGCGCTGGGCGTCGGCGGGGGCCGGGCGCACCGTGTAGCTGCCGTCGGAGCGGCCGTGCCACAGCACCGTGGGCTCGCCGGCGCGGCGGGTGGTCACCTCGATGGAGTCGGAGACCATGAAGCAGGACAGCAGGCCGATGCCGAACTGGCCGAGGAACTCGTGCCGCTGGAAGCCCAGTTCGTCCCGCTTGGAGCTGCGGCCGATGGTGGCGAGCAGTTCGTGGACCTGCGCCTCCGTCAGGCCGATGCCGTTGTCCTCGACCGTCAGGGAGCCGTCGCCGGTGGCGTCCCCGGACGTCAGGGCTATCCGGCCGGGGGCGTCCGTGGCGCCGGCAGCCGTGGTGCCGGTGTCCGCACCGCGCGCGGCGGTGATCGCGTCCACCGCGTTCTGCAGCAGCTCGCGGGTGTACACCTGCGGGCTGGTGTAGAGGTGATGGCTCAGCAGGTCGACGATCCCGCGCAGATCGACACGGAAGGTTTGGCTCACGGACTCTCCCCGGACACGGATACCGCCCCGGAAGAACGGCTCCCCAGGGCTGATCAGCACTTTAGAGCCGGGCACCGACAACGCCGAGCGAATATCGTTCACTCGTTCGGCTGCGGGCAGTACGGCGGGGCCAGGTCCGTGTTGTCCTTGGTGAGCAGGCGGATCGGCAGGGTGGTGATCCGCTTGGTCGTGCCGCCGTCGTCGTCGCCGCGGAGCAGGGAGACCGCGTTGTCCACCGCCAGTTCGCCCAGCTGCTCGGCCGAGTTGGTGACGGTCGCGGAGATCCGGCCGTCCTTGAGCGCGGCCAGCCCCTCGTCGGTGCCGTTGACCGTCGCGATCCGCACGCCGTCCGCGCCGGCCGCGGTGAACGCCTTGCGGGCGGCCAGCGCCATCTCCTCGTTGGCGACGAAGACGTAGTCCAGGTCCGGATGTGCCGCGATCATCCTCGCGGCGACCCCGCGCGCCACGTCCGGCTCGTACATACCGGGCTCGTTCGCCACCACGCGCGCGGTGCCGGGCAGCCGCCCGGTGAAACCCGAGACGAGCAGGTCGGAGGCGCCGCCGGGGGCGCCGGCGAGGACACCGACGCTCACCCGCGCGCCGTCGGCGTCCCGGGCCACCCAGTCAGCGTCCAGCCTGCCGACCGCCGCCTGGTCCACGACCACCGCGCCCAGCAGGCCGTCGGTGTCCTCGGGGGCGACCGAGGTGAGGAAGAGCGGGATGCCGGCCTCGTCGGCCTTCTCGATGTCGCTCTTCAGCGCGGTCACGTCGACGGTCTGCAGGATGATCGCGTCGACCCCGCGCGCGATCATGTCCTTGATGTTCGCCAGCTCGGTCGACGCCTTCTGCCGGGAGTCGGCCGTGTGCAGCACGATCCCGTTGTCCGCCGCCCGCTCCGCCACCGCCTTCGCCAGACAGGCGTGGAACTCGGTGTCCGAGCCGTTGACGAACCCGAACTCCAGAGGACCGTGCCGGGAGCTCCCGGCACCCGCCTGCGCGCCGCAGCCGGCGAGCACCCACGCGGTGCCGAGGGCGGCCGCGACCGCCGTGGCTCTTCGGAAACGTGGAGAACGTGCGGAAAAGGGCACGGGGGACCGCCTTTCGACAACCGTGCGGAGGGCGGCCGACGCTACCTCCGGACGAAACGCGATCACCCCGCCACGGAGCGCAACGTAATCCTGCGCGTGCCGTCGACGTCGCCCCG
The DNA window shown above is from Streptomyces sp. NBC_00670 and carries:
- a CDS encoding HSP90 family protein, which gives rise to MSQTFRVDLRGIVDLLSHHLYTSPQVYTRELLQNAVDAITAARGADTGTTAAGATDAPGRIALTSGDATGDGSLTVEDNGIGLTEAQVHELLATIGRSSKRDELGFQRHEFLGQFGIGLLSCFMVSDSIEVTTRRAGEPTVLWHGRSDGSYTVRPAPADAQRAEPGTTVTLRPRPGCEHLLTRDAVTELVTHYGAHLPHTVTVDGEGVTGGPAPWDRPADEDPGRRRARLEAYCERVFGFVPFDVVDLEAAESGLRGVAFVLPMPANPAVPARHRVYLKQMLLSEGAERLLPEWAFFVRCVADTSELRPTASREALYEDSLLESTRDALGAGLRAWLVRLSRSDPARLREFLRVHHLGVKALALHDDEMLRLVTDFWPMETNVGPLTLAEFRERYGVVRFTPLVDEFRQLAPVAAAQGLAVVNAGYVYDAQLIDRMATVDGTVEAEPLRAADLTTHLERLSAAEEQALAPALAACDRVLSRLGCDLLVRSFEPSGLPALYLLDDDTAFQVDLREAREAADDVWASILGSFETAEEPRPRLVLNHRNALARQVLALADAELRATCLEGLYVQALLLGHHPLRPADTAALNQSFLGLIGRAVAGGAR
- a CDS encoding sugar ABC transporter substrate-binding protein — translated: MPFSARSPRFRRATAVAAALGTAWVLAGCGAQAGAGSSRHGPLEFGFVNGSDTEFHACLAKAVAERAADNGIVLHTADSRQKASTELANIKDMIARGVDAIILQTVDVTALKSDIEKADEAGIPLFLTSVAPEDTDGLLGAVVVDQAAVGRLDADWVARDADGARVSVGVLAGAPGGASDLLVSGFTGRLPGTARVVANEPGMYEPDVARGVAARMIAAHPDLDYVFVANEEMALAARKAFTAAGADGVRIATVNGTDEGLAALKDGRISATVTNSAEQLGELAVDNAVSLLRGDDDGGTTKRITTLPIRLLTKDNTDLAPPYCPQPNE